The Odocoileus virginianus isolate 20LAN1187 ecotype Illinois chromosome 14, Ovbor_1.2, whole genome shotgun sequence genome contains the following window.
caccaggggagtcccccatTATTATTGAGGAGGGATATTATCCAAATCCGATTCTTTCACATTTAGGTCAAGGACTTCTTGGCAGATGTCTAGTCTTGTTCAAGATTGAAGGCTTCAGATTCTGGCATTCAGAGTAGCAAAGCCCTTTCTTCAGTCACCACAGTGATATACAGCAGTAATCTTTAACCCTTTCTGCTTATGTCACCACCCACTTCAAATCTTCAAACATTATGCAGTTACTCATTTCTTAAACTGGTATCTAAAATTTTCAGCataaatagatgaaaagaatTTTCAGTGTGTTGATACTGAAAAATTGTTTCATTACTCTTCTCAATGAAATTTAAGTAACAATTTTATACCATCATCCTTCAAAAATACACATGAATAAGCTCTTTTCCAATAGGAGgaaatttaatattctttttttctctccctgaacTCATATTTCCATTCCATCTTCCACAGATAATTTTACCCTAATTTTATCCCAAACATATTCTAATGCTTGAAAGTCTCTTATTGATCACCCTATCATACTTGTCTTCTATATGCtgtaatttgtattttctgtgGCCACAGGGTCAACCTATTAGTAGAAAAAAACCTTTCTGGGTTAAATTAACAtgataatttaattattattaaatgcAATTGATTAAACAATAAGTACATTTGAAGTTAAATGATTAAAGATAAACACAGAAGTTTATTAGAATTATATCTTTTAaatcaacaaataatttaaaaagtagtttgCATATCCAAGTATGAATATTACTTGTTGTTAGAATGAGACAGGGTTCAGtgtcaaatataaatatatttttagattttatttttatagatgttAGTACTAAGAAGACTTGTTCATAGAAGAATGAACATTTCTCACAGAAATAGCATGCCACTTTAAAGATTATTTCTAAGTTGTCATGTCAAATACTACATAGTGGTCTGTTAGCAAAATTATCTTAAATTATCATTAAAACTCAATTCAATCCTCCAATTTTTTTGAGAGCAAAGTATTGGAAACCACCTGactagtaaaataatttttttgtatattcacTGGAGaaattccttttctccatttctggGAAATGTACTAAAAAATCTTAACCAAGATTTAtgaaatgaatattaattttactGGTATAGCACAGATCCTCTACCAAAATTCCTTTGTGTTCATCAAATTCAGCTTCCTTCGCAGCTTCTTAGGGCCACATGATTAGGTACTGACTAATGAACAGTGAGCAGGAATAATGTGTTTCTGAATAAGCTGGTGAGCTTTTCCTCTATCCCAGAAATACCAGAGACCATGGATTCTAGATGGTGTACAGTAATATAAGATGGAAGGCCAGCTGACTCCATTAGACCTTGTATGAACAAGGCATATATATAATGCCACTATGTTTCCAGAGTGTGGAAACTGAGCACCATGTCAGCTTGACTAAGCTAAACTGCATTTCTCCAAATTCTGTTCCTCTATGGTTCTGATCAGGCTGAGCCACCAGATGCCAGGATTTGGAAGATGGAAGTGAAACTGCAGTCATTCTGTAGCCCACATACATTGTCACTGATCTGCTTGCTCACTCACCTCCTTCATGTGAGGAACAGCTGGGTCTGCCATCACTCCACCTTCCTCGAGAGACTCCTTCAGCTTCTCCAGTTcctgggcaggtgtgtgtgttcagttaccTGACAAAGGGCTCCAGGCTCTGCAAGACATATATACCATCAAGGTCAGGGCAGTGAGAATTGACAGGTTTTGTCTGACTTTTATGCCTGCTCTCCCCCACCTTATATCTGTCTTCTTGTCTTGACTGCCTGCCTTGTGGACTTGAAAATCCAGCATCAACACAAAAACTACAACCTTACAGAGATTGCTGAACTAAACTGGACAATTATGTGAGGTCAACTTGTAAAAAAAGCCCCTTAGTAACCATCTTACTGGTTCTGTTTCCCTGACTGAATTCTGAATGATGCACAGATACTTTGCCATGGTGGCATAGTGTATTCCACTCTAATAcaaccttttttccccctttcacaTGGAGGTCTTATGTAactcaataagttaaaaaaaaaattggtagggAAGATACAAATGTTAATTTCAATACATTTGCCAGTAAATTAATTGATGAAATGTTTTTCCTTATGTGCTTTAAATGTATCTTCCTAAAAATTACAGAACTAAAGATTTACCTCATCTATTAGTAACATCTATTAGTGGTGCTATCAAATCATTCAGCCAAGTTAGAAAAAGTATGGCTTTATCTTTCCAGTTCAAATAAATGTACTTaatatgggatcacacagagttcaacatgactgaaacgacttagcagcagcagcaaggataTCATGACAACCatctttttttctagattctatgcTTAAATGGATAAGGCAGAGAACCTTGTCATATTGATAAAATAAGGGGCTCCTACCTTCAATACTTCCCAACATACTCTTTCCTTTAGTTTCACAAGATTCTTCTTCAAGAGAATTTTGTTCTTCACATAGTTGGGAATGAGTTAGGTCAAAATTTCACTGTACTATCCTTCTTTACAACATATTTGAATTCAGAAAAGTCAGCACAGGTCAAAACACACCATTTAAAAATACCACTCTTTACCTTCAAGAGTATacataagaaaaggaaagacacaaaGCCCTACTAAGGATTTATGGTGCCTTGATTACAAGAGAACTCACCAAGTTCAGTATTTGAACTAGCTCTTTTTTGAGGGGGTAACTCCCAGCTTTCTGTTGCTGCCTATCAAATTATCtaaaaatttagcagcttaaaataataaacatttattatctcatacaGCCTCTGCAGGGCAGAAGTTGAAGAATGGCTTAGGTGGGTGGGTCttggctcagggtctctcacGAGGTCAAGTTTTGAATAGGACTAGTCATCTAAAGGACCAACTGGGGTGGGAAGAGATGGCTTCCAAGACGGCTTACTCACAGGTCTGGAAAGGTGGCTGTTGGCAGGTGGCCTCAGTTCCTTACCACACAGGTATTACAGAAGGCTGCTTAAGTGTCATCATGACACGACAGCTTGCTTCCTCCAGAGTAACCAAGACAGAGGGAACAAGGGAAGACCCACAACTCTCATGACCCAGTCTTGGAAATCACATACCCTCACATCTGCCATACTCTCTTTTgggaaaatttaatataaaacattattaactAGTAACAGGGTGTTGGAGTAAAGACAACTCCAAAGAATACAGAAGTAGCAGTTACAGGGAGAAGCCACTACCTTTGAGACTGAGGCAGAGTACTCAAGGGAAGAGACTCGGAAGaatcctcccacccccactgctaGGATGAGATTCAAACCTTACTAGAGAGAGGATAGTTATGGCCCACTGGATGGTGAAGTTTGCTGAGGTGCTACAGGTTTGGGCTGGCAAGTAGGAAACTGCCTGCTAAGGTGCCACTGAACTCACTGGGAAGCACTCTCTGATGTTCCAACCacacgtgtgcatgtgtgggttCTGCAAGCCATTTGCTGCTGTGCCACAAAGGCAAGAAGGAAGAGACTATTCTGGAACAGGGAACAGAAGACCCTTCATTTGGCTGCCTCCCTCTAGGGCTCTCTATTGACAAAGTTAAGCACTGTCAGCTGGCAATATTTACAAGGTCCCACTTAGTATTTCAAATCATGGAAAGGAAGGGTGGATTTGGAACTGAGAGGCTATAAATTGCTAATAGGCACTTACAGGCTCTGCTAcagaaaaatgtatgtatttgatTATGAAATGCTGTCCGAGACCTCTTGGGAGTATCACATTATATATACAGTATGTACATCACACTGCCTTTGTACAATATGAACAATTCTGAATTTTGAAGCATATCTGGACCTCAAGGTTTTGGTTGAGGGATCATGGACCTGTATCAGTTTGTTTTTGTCATGTCATATAAACCCCATGGTCTTCTGCCATTGTCTATGACAAATCTAATTGCCAGTTGCCATCAAGCctgaagcaataaaaaaaatatgtaagtacCTAAGTAGTTGTTTGAGGAGAGGAAAGAGCACAGTGATAAGTCTTGGCTCAGCTTGCCTCTTATACAGCTTGGGAATGATTTCTATCATATGCACAACTTTTTCACCTCACTGAGCTCCTAGAATTTGACCCAATAATATTAgtacttttttcctcttaaggTGGGATATGGTTTTAATAAAAGGGTAGAAACCTTGAGTTATCTCCATTATAGTTCCAGTGCCCAAGGTTGCGAACTCAAATATCTATACCGGTTAAGTGTACAAGTTAAAAAAGATGCAGATATAAGGCAACAGGGAACAGTGCTAACAGTGGCAATCTATAGAGTTCGTGCTTTACATAAAGAAGGGAATTGCTATtcacgtgcatgtgtgctaagttgcttcagtcatgcctgactctctgcaaccctatggtctgtagcctgccaagctcctctgtccatacgatttcccaggcaagaatactggagtgggttgccatttccttctccaggggatcttcctgacccagggatggaaactgcatcttGTAGATctccttcagagaaggcaatggcaccctactccagtactcttgcctggaaagtcccatggacggaggagcctggtgggctgcagtccatggggtcttgaagagtcggacacgactgagcgacttcattttcactttcatgcactggagaaggaaatggcacctcactccagtgtttttgcctggtgaatcccagggatggcggagcaggtgggctgccgtctatggggtcgcacagagtcggacacgactgaagcgacttagcagcagcagtagcagcagatctcctgcattggcaaggaggctctttaccactagagccgcCTAGGAAGCCCCAATTCTATTTAACCCCTGCATACTGCTGCCATGCACATCTAATACAACCAGATAAATCTAATTTTTCAAGACAATTTAGAAATTCAGATTTGAAAATGTGTTAACTGTCAACtttgaaacaataaaaaagacagTGCAGGACAAACATACGTAAAGGGGGTTCATATTTAGCTTGTGATTCCGACCCTAGCCCCATGTGGTAGTACCTGTGGCAAGTGCCGACACTTTAAAGGTCTTGATTGGCTGTTACATTAGTGGCCCCCAGTGAACCGTGCCTCTGAACTCACAACCATGTATAGGCCCTTTCCACACTGATTCTGGGCTTGACCATCTGGCTGGTCTTAGCCAATGGAATGTGGGCAACCAAATCTTGGTAAGCATTTGCTCACTGGTGCTTGTCCTCTTGGAAGCCAGTCACCATACAGAAGCCTGAATGGTAAGAAGCTGGTAAAGAGAGGCCCTGGAGGATAAGAAACTGTTTTGATGAGCTCTCGGCTGATAGCATTCCCATGAGTAACCTCAGCTTAAACTATGTGGGCCCAACTGAGTCCAGTTAACCCACACAATGTAAATAATAAGAAAGCACTGTTATTTTAAGCTACTATGTCTTGGAGGTGGTTTATAAGATGCAATATGTAACTGAAACAGAGGTCATTTATTTTAACCCCTTTATTCTACTAATGAACGtctcaaggctcagagaggcaaagagTATGGTGAAAATCAGACACCAAGTTAGCAGCAATAACTTTCTAATTCTGTGCTCTTTCGGTTCCTTTGGTGGAAAGCAGCAGATAAGGACTATGAAACTCAAAATCTACCTGCACAAAACTTTACACTGTGTCCTGCCTGCATATAAATTACTCTAATAACTTGATCCTTGGAAATGGAACAATTTCTAGGTCATCTAGTTCCTTCACATTACAGGTGCAGAGAATGCAAAACACTTGAGAAAGGCCGACATCTGGAAGCTGGCCTGACACAATCGGACCGGTAGTAATGCTATTAAATGATAAACCTGGCTGTCTTAGCTAGGCTTTGTGTTCCTCTGTTAAATATAATCTCGCAGAACAATTAACGTTAGACAAAGCCATTCTGTGACCATGAGAGATCAATACAAAAGCAATACCACTCCTTAATTACATTTGAATAGAGATAAAAGATATACATTGTCCAAACCATAAAAAGTGACCAAACATCCCCCAACCTGGCTAATGAGGGACTCTTGCTTCTATACCAATTAGAGCTTTAGTCTCATTCTAGCCTTTCTTCTTTCTAGGTAAGGTTTATCGAGATACCTAATCAGGGAATTACCCCACTTCCTGAAAGCATCTTATCCAGAATGAAGCCCTACTTCCTTAAATCCTCTTCCAAATCACCCGACAACTCCTGAGATGGCTCTACCGTTCTTCATGGGGCCTGTCCTCCCTTCCTGCACCCAGTAGTAAACTCAACTTGTTCAGCTATCGGTGTGCTCTTGCTCCCCTTTGGTTAGAGGGTACTGACAGACTTGACAAAGTTCACACAGAGATGAAGGCagaattcactggaaggagtctCCAGCTGTATTTCTTCTTAGCACCTGTCACTCTAGCGATTAACGCCTGTCTTCCCCTCATTAGAATAAAGCTCCTTGAGCAGAGAGGCCTTGTCTGTAAGGTTCAGAGTTGAATTTTCAGTGCCTACCCTGGTACCCAGCAGAGGCTGGaagtttaaaaacatattttctgaaaaatgaattaaaggggCTCAATATACACAGATCCCGTTTCATTTCTCAGTTCCTCCCCGTAGGTGGGGCATACAGACCATAAACCTTCTCTTCCCCTACTAACTTTCCTAACACTCACTGCTAGGACGCCTATACTCTCAGAGCCTACCCCTCTGCCTGAGATTCTCCCGCTCGTTGGCCCCTCTCCCACGCCTGAGCCCCAAGACCACCTCCTCCTGTCGCACGTCGAACCCACCTGTCGCCCACACTTCACCCTATCGCAAACGCTAGCGGACCAGCCGCGCCGCTACTTCAGCGTCGACTGGGCGCTGCAGACATCGAACGCGCATGTGCGGAAATCGGTCGCGCACTCAGTATCTCCGACAAGTGAAGAGTTGCCTCGGAGTTTCGGTGCCGGTCTGGGTAGCCTCGGGCTGCCAGGAAGTCAGGAGAAGCTAGCCGGAAGGAGAACCCGAGAGCAGGGCTTTCTGGGACATGTAGTTGGGGCGCTGCCGAGGCCCTACTTTGAGAGAGCCCTTAGTTCTTTAGGTCTGCAAGTCTCGCATACTCAGAGCAGTGCTGCTTTTCGCACCGAATTCCGCTTCGAGCAGCCAGCAGAGTGGCCTGCTTTCGGACTCTCGTTCCCACAACGCTCTGCGGGGCCCCGCGGCGCCTGCCGGGAGCTGTAGTCCTCGCTCTGCGTACTGCGTTCGCCGAGGGGGAGGGCGGAGCTGCCGGCGGCCCGGGCGGGCTGGCAGCGAGAGTGGGTGCGAGAGCCGCCTCCGCCTCTGCCGCCTCCGCCGTCGCCTCCTCCGCCCGGGCCGTTCGCTGCTGCGCGGGGAGAGCGAGGCGGGGCCGCCGGGGCCGCCATGGAGCCCGACTCGGTGATTGAGGACAAGACCATCGAGCTCATGGTGAGTGCGGCCCGCTGGACCGTCCGTTCTTCCGTCCGACCGGCCCCGGGCGGGCCTGCCCACCTCAACGTCCGGCGCGAGGCCACCCCTGGCCCTTCCCTGCTGCCTCGGCCCGGACCTGGACCCCCCGCCTTGCCTGGCCTCTGGCCCGGTGCGGTTCCTCCGGATCCCTCGAACTCGCAGGCCGGACCTGGCCCGGCCCCCTCCATGCCCCTCGgttttcctcccaccctccctccaatCTCTGGGCCCGTCCCTCGAACGACCCTCGCTCGCTCAGGCTGTGGTCTTAGCTCACACTCACTCTAGCATCCCGTTCCCCCTTtggaaggtatttttttttcttccctgtttctcCGGTCCAGGCCTGCATAGCTCTTGCCAGCCCCACTGAGGCCGAGTGAGATGGTGATGGGAGAGGGTACAGCGTAGATCGACAGGGCCGTGGCCTCAGCATCCCGGAAGGGGTCTCAGCACCCTCTTCATGACCTGGGGCTGTATTGGTGCCGGCATCGGCCCtatgggggtggaggtggagagCTCTCGGTTGGAGGCTGTGACCGAAAAGGGGCCTCTTTCCCGGCCCCCTGTGGTGTCCGGCTTCTCGGACAAAGGGTTTCCTACTCGGCCGAGAGGGATGTTTGCAGAGCAAGGCCCTAGGTACTCTGGATTCCATCTCCCTGGAAAGAGAGACTATAACTTCACGTTTTCCTGAGCTGCTTTGAGAAattggggaggaggggggaggggctgTCCTCATCACTGCCGCCAGTTCtttcttctagaaaaaaaaggaaagggggagCCTACGGCCCAGGGGAAGCGATCACTCTTCTGTTTAGAAGCCTTTGGTAGCCAGGCCAGACTCCCTGAACCCACCCAACACCCCAGCCCCTTTCCGCCTTAGGACGTGGATCCagaatgggtttttaaaaacagGACCACGAGAGAGTGGCTAGTAGAAACGAAAAATTTGCTACTTGGTGGATGATTTggttcaaaaagtaaaatatggcAGCTGTTACTGCCAGTTTGAACATTAGGGAAATCAAACTGGGCTCTGGAGAGTTGGGAGGGGGAAGTCTTTGCCTCAGCAAATGAACATGCCCAGGTTTTCTTCCTGTGGAAACCTTGACAGTTTCTTTGTATCTCTCCAAACAGTAACCTCTTCTACCCTAGGGTtgagaagaaagatgaaagaatcTAGTTAACATAGCAAAATGTTTTCCTAGCCAGGTTTTCTCCAGTgtgaaaatgtttattgagtcagtgattccactGGGTAGGGTCGGTGACATCAGAGCTACTTCCCCcatttaatgctataaataataaatggtgaCACTGAAAGTCTGTTGGATAGCTGCATGGTTTCTGTGGATGATGGTGTCTGGGGAGTTGAGatgcatgttttaaaaatggaagtacAGTAGCGTAAACACAGAGGCAGCTTAATATTTGCTGTCCTTTGCATAATTCACTGCACTTCTCCAGCAGTCTTGGAAATtagagggcaaaaaaaaaaagctcttgtAGTttctgatttgtgtgtgtgtgtgtgtgtgtgcaagcacaCGTGTGGTTGCCTTCTAAGGGATACTGATATgagtttttatttgattttcactTATTGGTAACTTTTCAGTACAACTTATCAAACTTTTGTAACCAAGCTTTTGATACTCTGCAAATTTTGTAGGGGTTATTTTCGTAAAATATCCTAATGGAATTACACATATAgtacatatttttacatatgtacaATACCTGTACTTACAACAGGAGGAGTACGGCATAGCAAAAAATTGTAACTTGGTATCTCTTTGAAATTGGCTGTTAAATTCTCCTTCCAtttccattaatttaaaaaataagtagggacttccctggtgatccagtggatagGACTCACTGCGGAGGGCCctagttctatccctggtcagggaactaagaatccACAAGCTGCACGGCACagcctaaaataaaataactagaatgtttttttcaaaagaattaaaGTACAGTGTAATCCATTTAATGTCTTTGAATGGATatggaaaaaaaagtctcttccTAAATATAACTGGCTTCCTGTGCGTTTTAATTTTACATGATTGTACTTGTCTGATCTGAAAAGATATTTCAGACTTTTCAGGGACATTATTAAGTGGGATTCTTAGAAAATTTAACAGAGAAGATTTAATAAGCTAATCATCTGGATCAGTTTTAAAAGTGGCTTTTCATATACAAATTGTGATATTCCCTCAAAGGGCTACCAGTTAAGATTCTTACGCAACTGtttcataaacatatatatttattttagtgttATAGATAGCACAGATACTTAACAACTGATTTACTAAATCCAGGATCAGGTGTAGGAATGATAATGCCTTAAAATCTAATTGCACGTGGCTTTCTGTATTCACTGCATTTTAATTATAGTTTCCAGAACTAgattaaaaacactttttacaTTAGTTTCAAAATAACATGATGAAAGGAGGGGTTAAACTGATGGTATTTTGAAAGCCTaaagcatgaaatatttttagatttttatgagTCAGCTTCAGTACTCAAATATTTGTGATTGTGCTGCCTGTACCAGTTTGGTACTTAATGGTTAACAGGATAACTTTCAATTGATATTCAAGAGTGTACTCTtatcaaagaaaggaaacagggTTTCACCAATTTCTTAATCTTCACCCCTCTGCTTTCTTtgattttgatttctccttcctttttttcttgcacTTTTTCAGTTTCCTAGGAAATAAAACTGGTGGTAgaataattaaatattcaaaatataaccCCCGTTGTTACTCCTACCCCTGCCTGGGACCAGGTTCACAAAAAGTGCTTCTCCAGCTGACCTACATCATAGGATTCAGTCTTTAATATACACTGTAAACTCTTGATGGAGACAACTGAATTTATAATTCCTGGTGGTGAATAATTTAACCATCAGATGACTTTTGTGGTCTTACATTGGCCCAGTATGTACCTAGTTTGTGGGACTGCTTCTTAACTTCTGACtttggttttcagttcagtttgctcagtcgtgtccgactctgcgaccccatggactgcagcacgccaggcttctctctccgtCACCAACTTTGGTTTTAATTAGCCTTAATATTACTGAGGTAGAAAAGGAGTAAACCATTTGGAAATGCACAGAAGTTCACTGGGCTTTGTCTAATGTGGTGGACTTCACTGGGAAGAATGAAAGCTGCATTATGTATCACATGATATTTATTGCTCGAATTAGAAGTATGAGTTGTGCTCAGGCCCTTATTACTAGAAAGCATCCCCAGACCTGCTAATTGGAAGAATGGGTCGTTAGGCCTGCCTGTTAGAAAACAGCAAAAGTTAATGTTAAAGGTTGGGGAAAGATAATCCTGCTTCCTCTCTGGGTGTGAGAGAACCCCTTTCCCCCTTTACTCAAGTAATGGGCAGTTTATCCTCTGTTGTGAGCTGCTGAATGGTTCGATTCTTGGCTAAGTGACCTTAAGTGAATCATTTCTCTTCTGGTTACCTCTGAATGGCTCTATTACTCGTTGAATGTAGTAATATAGGTAAAATACATTGGATCTCATTAAGAACATATAATATCAAATCTATTTTTAGAGCTGTTGAAGTACAGACAAGCCACAAGACCAAAGAGATGAACGAAACTAAATGACATTATtggaagttattttctttttttctttttacatctcTCCCCCTGCGCCCCCTTCTTGTCTTTGGCTTTCTAAGTGGAATAAGTGGGATTGTTTGGTGACTCCTTTAAAAAATCGGGTCTTTGTCACCATCACTTATCCTCATCTGCCTTTAGCCATGTGCTGCTTTACCAAATGCAGGTTAAATAGACAAAGGCTTAAGTAGGGtccaaatgaaataaatcacaCGCTATTTATAGACCTCACTGACTGGCCTCAAGAGGCTTATGACTCAAATATTATCaatttttattcctgattttggAGTAGGTTAGATGTTCTTTCAGATTTGATAAGGATAAACCTGATCCTGCTCACACATCTTGGCACTGACTCCTAAAAACTGAGAGAGCTCTATAGCACAGGAGAATTGCTAGCTCATTTCATAGCTTT
Protein-coding sequences here:
- the LOC110122725 gene encoding E3 ubiquitin-protein ligase TRIM71-like — its product is MSSMVLSSITESGSMAAPAAPPRSPRAAANGPGGGGDGGGGRGGGGSRTHSRCQPARAAGSSALPLGERSTQSEDYSSRQAPRGPAERCGNESPKAGHSAGCSKRNSVRKAALL